The window TACCCTTATTCCACATCCCCGGTCTACACGCTCACTTCGTCCAACTACGTCACAACCACCGCTTCTCTGGTTGACAGGGTGCCGCCCATCCCCACTCCCATCATCTCGCTGCCTCTAGCACCTGGTTCGCGGACAGCAGCCGACGGCTGCCTTGGGTTTGTCAACCACCGGGTCGTCGTTCCACAGATGGATCAGTCCCTGCAGACGGATGTGCCCCCCTTGACCAACATGATCAACAGTTGTGACTACGTCCTAGGGGCGTATGAGGTCCACCTCGACGAGTTTCTGTCCTGGAATCCCAGTCTGGTGGCAGTGAGTCCTTGCTACCTGCAGGCTGGGTACAGGTATTGTGCTGCGCACCGAAACGCTACAGGCGAGTGCCTATTTTAAGACCAGCTTACACCAAACCGACAGAACAATTTGCTAACATTTAGGTCTCGTTTGTAGCCGAACCGTCAAGGACCAACCGCACTTGTATGGAGGTGGCAAGTTCTCATCCCGGAACCATTCCGTCTTGTTCTTGCTATACCGTCTTGAAAGGCCGGGATGCCAAAGGTTAGTTACAGTAGCAGTTTTTTGCTCGCCTTTCCCCGTCATAAGAAAAATATGATTGGTAATCCAAGAGAAACTCACTATTTTCCCACTATAACAGTCTACCCTTGCGAAGACATCGCCCTGGACCACAACATCACAGTGAGCGACCTCATGACCTGGAACCCCTGGATAGGACCAAGCTCGTCCGTCTGTGACACGGGCATATACGCCAATCTTCCCGAGTCTAGCGAGCGTCCGATCTGCGTGGGGACAGGGACAAGAAGCAACACCAGCTCTGTGACGTCAGCACaaaggacgacgacgacaacggcTAGAAGCACTACTCCTAGCCTCACAACCTCCGATAGTCCAGGCGCTCCTACGCAGACGGGAATCGTGGCGGGTTGCCGGAAGTACTACATCGCGCAGGCAGGAGATGGTTGTTGGGCCatcgccagcagcaacaacatcaatcTCGATGACTTTTATGGGTGGAATCCAGCAGGTTAGTACTCACAAGCTTGCACTGGAAAAAACAGTGGAAACAACACTCGTTAACATCTAAATTCGGTAAATGTGCATTTTAGTCGGCACAGATTGCCTAAACCTCTGGCCAAACTACGCGTACTGCGTTCAGGGCCCAGCCTCCATGACTTCCCCCACTGAAGTACCCACAACGACCACGGCTGGCggggtgccgccgccgggaCCAACGCAGGACGGGGCTAATCCGGCGTGTAAGAGGTGGCACACGGTCGTTTCTGGGGATGACTGCGCTGCTATCCAGCAGAGATATGGCGTGCCGGATTTTGCAACGTTTCTTCGCTGGAATCCTAGCATTGGGTCTAACTATGAGAATCTATGGTTGGGGTACAGTGTCTGTGTCGGGATTTGAAAGGAGGGTTAGGATGCATGTAAAGATGTGATTCAGCCTGCCTTGGCCTGAAAGGTATGCTCAGATATGATTCCCTCTAAAGGGTATTAGAGCACCTACGCAGTGTAGTGGACCTCAATTCGGAAAATAACAGGAGTTATctacatccaccaccgcataACACATAGACCACTTTCCCCAGAAACTGCCCAACCCCCCCGAACAACATCAAGATGCCCACACCCTCCCACACTCTGGCTTCGCCCAATATATATACCAATTTTCGGGATTGTCCATCTCCACCCAACTCGCCGGCCCAACCATACCCACACTGATCCTCATCCAATCGTCCAAATCCCActcttctctctcctctGCGCTAGCATCCTCCGGAGGCATCATGCCACTGTCCACCCACCCTCTCACAACGTTCACATACGCTCCATAATCACCCCCCTTACCTGAATCCATCCCCAAGCAACTCAACAGCGCCTGTTCATCAGCCTCCAAAAAGACCTCATACCTCGACCCTTTCGTACCCAACCCGCCGTCttttgccaccaccacccctggGTCTTCTCCCTCTACGAAGGTTTTGAACTTCTCCCTCAGTTGATCTCGATCCGCACCGTCGAGGGTCGTGGGGTCGGAAACAAACCGCCAATCCATCTTGTCAAGCACCTCCGGgtcatcgccaacctcgtCCTTGCAATTCGCAACGATGATCCGCTGCAGCATCTCCCACGGGGCGTCTAGCTCGGGCTTGTAGCAGGTTCGGTaaaccacccatccccatttGGACCCCTCAGGACCGAGGAGCCACTTGATcttttgggtgggggaggcgtcctcccactcctctccGGAGATGGCCTGCTGCCGCTCCTCCTGTCCTTCTcctggggaagaaggcatTGCGGTGATTATAGGTGATGTTTTTGTGGTGAAATGCCGACTCGGAGGGAAGAAGGCAGGATTtgttgctcctcctgctggcgatggtgcACGTCCTGCGAGGAAGACTGCCACTTCGGCTGGGGAGACCTGGGGGTGATTGATAAGGAGAGGACGATTGccggggtggtgatgtgatgagaCACCAAAACGAGAACGAGACCTGTGTGGAGCGCTGGGAGGGACGAAACGTCGAGCGAGTGCTGTCTGGATGGTAGCGCGAGTCCGAGAGTGACAGTGGCTGCGCATCTTTTGCTAATGCCAATCGAGAGTTTGCAATGACAACGGTGAGTCGTTCgcgttcttttttttttttttttgttttttgggaaaggggagaagggggtttaTGTGTCTCGGATAAATCCAGGAGGGGTGAGCTTTCCCGACATTTATAGAATTTATCATGAGGTCACaatctctttctctcctcagGTTAACACCCAAAGCGGAGGAGCACAAAGGTCGACAACTCAGTTCAGTGACTTCATTAAATGTAAACTTCTAAACACTTGATTCGCTCAAACTCCATGAACTTCACGATTACAAAGTATCCATTTCAACTTTCATCGATACACAACATCTTCATGGCCCTCTTTCCCCATCCAAAAATTCCAACAGCCCAGTATTTTGCTTACCAGGCGTTCAGCGCTATATTACAGGGCTTACCTCACAAAACAGCGGCGCGCAGCTCGCTAGTTGTACTTTTTGCCAGCCAACGAACCACCACTTGAACCACTACCATGGTCACATTTCTTTATTTACATCACAACGCCGATAATCAACAATTGTTTTTTGCTCTTTTCCTCACCATCACGCACGCGTATGATGAGATTCCCAATGATGCAACTCAAAACCTACGCTACCTGGCAGAACGATGAGAGCCGGTCAAATATCTTAAAACATAAGCTAATACCAAGTTTGTCGACGTTAAATAAAAGGAAACATTAAATATCAATGGTTCATTTGCAGTTAAAAGCCCGTATTCTTTTGGTCTACCTAGGACGCGGCTGCATAACTACGTTGAACAGTCAATTCCTAGCATCTCCTCAAAATCCCAACTGAACCAAAGTACCATCTCAAATAGAACAGTAACAAACATTGAAGACCTATTCGAGCTTAAATAGCATCAAAAGATAGACGATTTAAGAAACTCAATAATCCTAACAACATTCCTCgccccttcttctcaacttcaacttcTCTAACATCCCATTGGCTCCCGTTCCCATTACCAAACCCGCCCCCAAACCGTCagttcatcatcctcaactcTTGGCATCTCATTCCAAGTCTCGAATACGAGAGCGCGGCCCGCTACGCCGATCTGGTAAGGCGCACTCTCCCAACCCCTGTTGTCTCCTCGTAAAGACAGGCATAATACGCCCAAATCCCCTGCTAAACTAACGGGTTCCAGGCAGTTGGTTCGACGTTGTTAATTTCCCATATTTTTGATACATAAAACCAACGACCTGCACCGTCCTGCTCTTGCATTGCCACTACCACTCCTCGCATCATCATCTGTCATTCCTTCTTGTCGATCTTTTTGGTGTATTTCATTCTTTTATTTCCCACCCACAAACATTTCCCCAAATTCAACTACAGTTGCCCAACGCATATtatcaaaaacaacaaaagacCAAAATCAAAATGTTCACCAAAAGCCTCCTcatctccgccctcgccggcgtCGCCCTCAGCACCCCCGCCCCGGCCATCACTCCTGCGCCCATCTACCAGCGCCAACAACAATCcgactcctccctcaccctcgaaTGCCAAGCCCAGTACGAATCCATGATAGCCCgcgcccccaacccctccaaagaCTCCCCCGTCATCCAATGGCTCAACTCCGAGGACATCCTCCGCATCTTCGACTCCGAGGACGTCAACGGCATGTGCTCCGCCATGTACGGCGACGGTGGCCTCAAGCCCCCCGCCTCCGTCGCGTCCGCCTGGTCCAGCTACATGTCCGAGGCAAACGACTACGCGAGCTCCATGGCCGAGCCGGCTTCTAGCTTGAAATCCAAGTGTCCCGCCACGATTGGCGCGGCCATCGCGCTGCTGGCTATTACCGACGAAAATTCGTGCAAGACGGCGTACGCGGCGTACTCGAATGTCCTTGGTGGGACTACGGAGGGTGGCTCCAGcccgacgacgatgacgggtccggcgaggacgacgacgttGAGCCCTGTGCCGACGGTGACGACTGGCCCGAAccccgaggatgaggatgaggggggaaaTGAGAATGAgaatgtggaggagggaggaaatGCCCAGACGACTAGCACCTCTACGGCTGGCGGTGCTAGGGAGACGGGATTCGTTgtggctgccgctgcggcgatggcggtggctgGTGGGATGGCTGCTCTCTAGAGAAAGTAAGTGTTTGTAAGATAAACGAGACGATGGTGGAATAATCGAGTCATACCTAATATCAGAGAATTACACAacactcttcctcctccgccgcagGGGCTTCTGAGTCAACCTCAACTGGAGGACCCAACGCTGTAGTCGTCCGATAATACCTAGCCCATTATGGGCTTATCACCTCCATGCCGCCTTGCAATATCCCCATGCAAGGTTTCTGTCGGTAACTTGTATCACTGAGCCCGGTTCATCAACCCACAACTTGAAGGGGAATACGTATAATGCCGGGCGAGACATGAATGCAGCGACCAAGTCCCGGTCTAGCATCCTCAGGTGAGTGACGTCGGTCCACCAAGGCGCGGGATTCATCTTGACATCTTGACTTCGAAGTATCTAATCCCAGCATAGGGCGTATGCTTCGCCATAGTGTTAGCTCTCAGACTGTAGGACGTATGATGGTAGTAAAGCCATACCTCCCGGGTCTCAAATCGATGAACTTCCTCGCCCCTCTGCCGCATCTGGTTCCCATGAGGATGTATATATtctgcggtggtgatgtcggaaATAGGCCGCTTAATGTAGACAGGCAGAACAGAAAGCGTAGAACCACCTCCTTGTCCCTGGGATGCAATGACCAGCGTTCTGATAAAAGACCGCAGACTTGTGTCCGTCTTTTTGAATTATTTTTTTCGCTTCCAGTTCGAGATCGCTCATTGATGAAAATGATCAGTCTTCGGCCCACACTAACGTTGATATTCGCAGCGTATTTCTTCACCGTACATGAGCCGGATTGTCCTTGGCGAATGCGAGCAATGAAACCCGGAGTGTACGGGACAGTCAGGGACAGATCGGAAGTTTTGCAATGAGAAACTTGTCAGCTGGATGGATCGAGAGTACATGTTGACAAAACACAGAAAGGCCGTCTGTACGAGTGATGTGCCGTCCTGATTTTCTGTTCGACAAGCGGACACATTTATTGAAGTGGGCCATTCTGGGCTTTGGCTTTGCAAGCCTACCTAGATACctcgccctcatcaccgTTTCCCGTGAGATGCCGAGAGCGCGATAGACGCTGCCACAcacttttcttcttctttatTATTCACTGCCTTTTCGTATCTTAGAATTCAGATTGGAACCGAAACCTGTATTATTCGCTTCAGTAGTCCCACCCAGCATTAAAATGCTGGTATAATGTTGTGTGGGTAGCCACAACTGGCTCCACAAAGAGCTTAGGCCAACCTGGGCTGGTTTGTTTGGGTCTGCAGGATTTCTCGGTTTGCCTTTCCATAGTTAATATCAATCAACACTTTTATACCAACATATAATTCACTTGTGCTATTCGCCTAGGTGGGCGAACGCGAATAGGACCCGCCCGGGGCGAGTGCGAGTGAACAAGCAGGAAATTCGAGCGCGAGTGAACAGCTAGAAGGTTTGAGCGAGAGTGAACTAGGTACCAGGGAATTTAGCTAGTACTAGGAAATTTGTAATATAAAATCTTCTGGAGAGTcaatccttcctcttctttttcgcaCACTATCACTCCCGCTTCTAGAGATTCTTTTCACCTCAGTCAACCATCAACTCAACCACTCTGTGAAACCGTCAAAATCCACAGCCATTCCCTCAACATGACCGCGATGTCTTCTTCGAACAATTTTGCAAGCGAATCCGCCCAGAAGACCAttgaagccatcatcaagagTGGCGTTGCCAGCTCTGGCAGCTTTAACGCTGCTTCAAGTCGCACACCTCGTGCCCTTTCTGACATCCTTTTCAACCCTAAAACTAAGGGAAAGTCTGCCAATGAGAAGAAGTACGTGATTGTTTAGAGCCCTAATCTACTCATACAACATGTGTCATCAATGCTGACTGGTTGAAATATAGTGCCGGCGAAAGTAGAGCCTAAACGCGAATTTAGTGGCGTAGGGCCTTTTTGAGAAAGAAGCAAGACATTTCGACTGGGATCCAATGGGATAATTGGTCGGCAAAAGCGAGGTGATAATGGCTTTGGCAAAGAGATATCAATGAAAGTAGGACATTACTTGATGGGTGATACCTTGTGAAAATCAAGCCGTGCGTAGAAGAATACCTATTAAATTGGTATAAAACTAAGCGAGTGATAAAACTATATGTAGTAAATCCAAGAGAAAGCAAATGCACGTAAGATTGAACCGAGCCTGATTATCTACATTCCATTCTCATACTTCTCATATTCTCAAAACCAATTTCGTTGACTTCCACTCCGTCGCAGTACACATAGTGTGGGAAAGTGAAGGTGATAGAATAAATCTACCGAACTGAGGGACTGAACCGCTAGAAATACATGTGGCTGTCAAAACCAGGGCGGTGAAGAAAGGCGAATAAAGCCGTGAAAAGGataaaaggaaaaggaaaggaaaaggctgCAAAAGACCTGCAAGACCTGCaaaggaaagcaaaaggctcTAAGCCAACACAAATAGAAGCACAGCACGCAGGTAAAACGATTCATGCTAGGTACTAAACTTGCACATCTTCAGACTATTTACTTACAAGCCAGAGTCATTCCATCATAAGAGCAAATGCAAATCCACAAGATCAAATCCGCCCAATCCCCCCGCGTCCATTCTTCGTATGTCCAAAAGGTCCGCTGCCGCCCCTACTATCCTTTCCCTCATCCCAGTGAGTGGGAATGCCGTCGTCATCTCCAAGCCAgtcatcaccgccatcgtcatcacctCCATTCCCAGGCCAACCAGGGAAGCCACCATtgcccccatcatcatcaccgccatcatcatccccaccaggattcccatcatcaccaccgtcagACCCAGAGTCGGATAGTCAACTGTTCCCTGCGGTCAAGCagacaccaccatcgacgTCCCAtgcatcaacacctccactCTTGGCAGTCAAAGTCGCAGCGAAGACGTTGATCTCCTGGGTGGTCTCCTTGACCGGCTCGTAATGCAGGAGGTAAAACAAAACGACAACATCAGGACTGCCCTTGACAATGATGGAGGCAAGAGAAGACCCCGGGATAGGGTTGTTGGCCAGCACAACCGGCTGCGGCTGGGTCACGGCGCCAGATGCATCGACTTTGAGCCGGAAGATCTGGTTTTGGAGGTCGGTCGTGTAGAAAGCCCAGAAGTTGGATTTGTCATCGACGGCGGTAATGGCTGAGTGagcggagagggtgatggttttATCGTTGATGGAGTAGGTTGCGTAGTCTGTGAGCAGGATGTTAGAAGAAATAGGGTATGTACAGAAGCTAACAGAGTCAGGGGTAAAAACGGGGACTGACCGTTGGgtccttgatcttgggagGAACCAAGTTCGAGTTTGTCATactggaagaagacgaccgGGTCGTCTGTGtcggtggggttgttgtagCGGATGACTTCGATTCCTGGCTGAGGGGGCACGGCAGTGAGGGCTGTGCCGACGAGAGGGGGGTCATCCAGGGGCGGGTTGCCAGTCTGCCATTTGTAGGTAGGGCTGTGGTTGACTAGGACGATGTTGCCTGTGTCCGATGTGTCCTGGTAGTACAGGCAGACGAAGTCGTAGCCTCCGTGGTTGACAAGGCGGACAGCGGCGAGCTTGGAGTAAGGGGCGCACTGCCATCTCTGGTCGTAAAGCTCGCCTTCAACCCACTTGGTTCCGTTGAAGTATATGTCGCGGAGGTAGTTTTGCTTgtcgacgaagaagacgaggcgTTTGGCGTTGTAGTAGATGGATTTGGAGTTGATGGCAGCGAGGGGAGTGAAGCGCTTGGCGGGAGCGCTGCCTGACTCTTTGGTGAGGCCTATGCCTGTTTGGTCGCCAGTGACTTCGTAGGTTGCGGGATTGCCAGCGAGCTTTCCCTTGATTTCAACAAGCTCGCCGTTGTAGGTTTGGGCGTAAGTGAAGATCTCGCCTGCATCGTTGACGCAGGCTGCGAGAGCAGTGTTTGGAAGGAAGTTGAAGGACATCTTGATGATTGGGGATTGGATGGTATGGAAAGATTCTTGACTTGTGATTGATGCTGTGATTTCAGCTGACAGTTCTTGGTGGATTGTGAGTCTTTGTATGCTTTTTGACCCACGGCGAGGAGCTCACTGCCCTCAGTACCTAGTATGGCTGTGTGCTTCATCAATTTCTACGTCTGTCATCCTTTTAGTGTCCCCGTTCTTCAATGAAGATATCAAAACAATGGGTACATGCAAGAGGAGACTTCCCATTGGGCTTTGGGCAACCTGCAGATTCCCCTCAACACATCCCGCAATTTTCCTTCCGTCAAATAGCATCGCCTCACTACATCTGAGCAGTCTTCGGGCCTCTCGCTCAAGCCTTGGCATTCAGTCACAAGGTCGCAGTATTGCCCTCTGAGATAGGATCAACCCTCAGAAATGAAGCTGAAAACATCGCCAAATTCCTTCAGGTTCACCGAACCCAGCTGAAAATCCCTAAAAGGGAAAGATTCTCGCTTGTAAAGGTTGTGAATAAATGCATGCACTAGGAAACAGGGACAAGATCACCACCCGGCAGACATGGCATTGGAGTTGACAATTTTGTCTCAGCTGGCCACAATTGCGAGCATCATGAAATGATGCCGTTTTTCATGACCGTCATGTTCTTGGAAGTAACACCGCATATTTGACGAGCCGGAATAAATGTCCTGAAGCACAGGATTGGTGGCTTGTTTCTCGGCCCGTGTCTACATCCCTTTTGACCCCTCATCATGGTGCATAACCGACGGGCTGGACAGCGGCTGTCCCGTTGTCAGAACTTTGTGTCCAGTAGGTGGTCAGAACTTTGTGTAGGAGTAGATTGTGGCGCTGCTGAAAGAAGGATGCATGACAACTAGGTCGAGTTCAATGGATTCTCGTTGAAGCTTGGTCTCTACATGTTGGTGTGTAGAGTGGTTGTGAATACGGTAATGAATGATGGAGACAATGACTGAGGGCGTCTGCTGGCAAGGAGACCTACTTCTGACGCATAAGCAGTGAGAACATTTCAGGGGCATAGATATGATACCTACTACCTTGGGAGAAAGAAACACTAGCAGTAGAGATTTGGGGCTTTTGCTATAAGAGGCTGAGTTTTGACGCTCTTCCCTCTCCTACAGACTGCAACA is drawn from Podospora pseudocomata strain CBS 415.72m chromosome 1 map unlocalized CBS415.72m_1, whole genome shotgun sequence and contains these coding sequences:
- a CDS encoding uncharacterized protein (EggNog:ENOG503P8WW), producing MPSSPGEGQEERQQAISGEEWEDASPTQKIKWLLGPEGSKWGWVVYRTCYKPELDAPWEMLQRIIVANCKDEVGDDPEVLDKMDWRFVSDPTTLDGADRDQLREKFKTFVEGEDPGVVVAKDGGLGTKGSRYEVFLEADEQALLSCLGMDSGKGGDYGAYVNVVRGWVDSGMMPPEDASAEEREEWDLDDWMRISVGMVGPASWVEMDNPENWYIYWAKPECGRVWAS
- a CDS encoding uncharacterized protein (EggNog:ENOG503PQYH), with translation MFTKSLLISALAGVALSTPAPAITPAPIYQRQQQSDSSLTLECQAQYESMIARAPNPSKDSPVIQWLNSEDILRIFDSEDVNGMCSAMYGDGGLKPPASVASAWSSYMSEANDYASSMAEPASSLKSKCPATIGAAIALLAITDENSCKTAYAAYSNVLGGTTEGGSSPTTMTGPARTTTLSPVPTVTTGPNPEDEDEGGNENENVEEGGNAQTTSTSTAGGARETGFVVAAAAAMAVAGGMAAL
- a CDS encoding uncharacterized protein (EggNog:ENOG503PXFB; COG:S) produces the protein MSFNFLPNTALAACVNDAGEIFTYAQTYNGELVEIKGKLAGNPATYEVTGDQTGIGLTKESGSAPAKRFTPLAAINSKSIYYNAKRLVFFVDKQNYLRDIYFNGTKWVEGELYDQRWQCAPYSKLAAVRLVNHGGYDFVCLYYQDTSDTGNIVLVNHSPTYKWQTGNPPLDDPPLVGTALTAVPPQPGIEVIRYNNPTDTDDPVVFFQYDKLELGSSQDQGPNDYATYSINDKTITLSAHSAITAVDDKSNFWAFYTTDLQNQIFRLKVDASGAVTQPQPVVLANNPIPGSSLASIIVKGSPDVVVLFYLLHYEPVKETTQEINVFAATLTAKSGGVDAWDVDGGVCLTAGNS